A region from the Triticum aestivum cultivar Chinese Spring chromosome 3D, IWGSC CS RefSeq v2.1, whole genome shotgun sequence genome encodes:
- the LOC123077347 gene encoding DEAD-box ATP-dependent RNA helicase 18 yields the protein MASSSSPSPATAAARKRALTEQQFSELTPVLSPEVVEALDRGGFRRCTPVQAATIPLLLTHKDVAVDAATGSGKTLAFVVPVVEMLRRLPSPPKPHQVLAIIISPTRELSSQIYNVAQPFFATLKGVSSILLVGGLDIQVELKKVEEEGANILVGTPGKLFDIMERLDTLEYKHLEILILDEADRLLDMGFQKQVTSIISKLPKLRRTGLFSATQTEAVEELAKAGLRNPVRVQVKTEAKDGAQQDLGPSKTPLGLRLEYMICEPAKKSSQLVDFLVQNTGKKIMVYFATCACVDYWSVVLPMLNLLKGSPVIAYHGKMKQGPREKALASFSALSSGILVCTDVAARGLDIPHVDLIVQYDPPQDPNVFVHRAGRTARYDQEGDAIVFLLPTEDAYVDFLKLRGVPLMERECSPDIVDIVPQIRTAALEDRNIMEKGLRAFVSFVRSYKEHHCSFIFRWKGLEVGKLAMEYGLLQIPSMPEVKHNNLSLKGFFPLGNIDFSQIKFKDKTREKQRQKALKRKAEELANEPPVPEKRIPRERPDKPKRKQTGKQRQTIQSKEDMDELTNEYRLLKKLKRGVIDEDEYEKLTGFGGSDGEGSDGDAAGRGKGKERRSKEQKKLKQRGGKTGGRRFEVKSKLKSKRR from the exons atggcctcctcctcctccccgtcgccggcgacggCCGCGGCCAGGAAGCGCGCGCTGACGGAGCAGCAGTTCTCGGAGCTCACCCCGGTCCTGTCCCCGGAGGTGGTCGAGGCCCTGGACCGCGGCGGCTTCCGGCGGTGCACGCCGGTGCAGGCGGCGACCATCCCGCTGCTGCTGACGCACAAGGACGTGGCCGTAGACGCCGCCACCGGCTCCGGCAAGACCCTCGCCTTCGTCGTCCCCGTCGTCGAGatgctccgccgcctcccctcgcctcccaaGCCCCACCAG GTCCTTGCCATCATCATCTCTCCGACGAGAGAATTGTCGTCGCAGATATACAATGTGGCGCAGCCCTTCTTCGCGACGCTGAAGGGCGTGTCCTCCATTCTACTGGTTGGTGGGTTGGACATTCAGGTGGAGCTCAAGAAAGTGGAGGAAGAGGGCGCGAACATACTGGTGGGCACTCCTGGGAAGCTGTTCGACATAATGGAGCGCCTGGACACTCTGGAGTACAAGCATCTCGAG ATTCTGATCCTGGATGAGGCTGACAGGCTCTTGGATATGGGCTTTCAGAAGCAGGTTACCTCGATTATTTCAAAGTTGCCAAAGCTGAGGAGAACTGGCCTTTTCTCGGCTACCCAGACAGAGGCAGTCGAGGAGCTGGCCAAAGCAGGATTGAGGAATCCTGTGAGGGTCCAAGTTAAGACAGAGGCGAAGGATGGTGCTCAGCAAGATCTTGGTCCATCCAAGACGCCGCTGGGGCTCCGGTTGGAG TATATGATATGTGAACCAGCAAAGAAGTCATCACAGCTTGTTGATTTCCTTGTGCAAAACACTGGAAAGAAAATCATGGT CTACTTTGCAACATGTGCTTGTGTAGATTATTGGTCTGTTGTTCTTCCAATGCTGAACTTACTTAAAGGTTCTCCAGTGATAGCTTACCATGGGAAGATGAAACAG GGCCCACGTGAAAAAGCTCTGGCATCATTTTCTGCTCTTTCAAGTGGCATTTTAGTCTGCACTGATGTTGCAGCAAGGGGTCTTGACATACCACATGTTGATCTAATTGTGCAG TACGATCCACCTCAAGATCCCAATGTGTTCGTACATCGAGCAGGTCGTACTGCCCGCTATGATCAAGAAGGAGATGCTATCGTGTTTCTCTTACCGACG GAGGATGCTTACGTTGATTTTTTAAAGCTTCGAGGTGTTCCTCTCATGGAAAGGGAGTGTTCCCCAGATATTGTAGATATTGTGCCACAG ATTAGAACAGCTGCATTGGAAGATCGTAATATCATGGAAAAAGGGCTTCGAGCTTTTGTGTCATTTGTTCGGTCATACAAGGAGCATCACTGCTCGTTCATTTTCAGGTGGAAAGGGCTTGAAGTTGGAAAGCTGGCCATGGAGTATGGATTACTCCAGATCCCATCCATGCCAGAAGTGAAGCACAATAATCTTTCACTAAAGGGATTTTTTCCACTTGGCAACATCGATTTTTCACAAATCAAGTTCAA GGATAAAACTCGAGAGAAACAGCGCCAGAAGGCATTGAAAAGAAAAGCTGAAGAACTAGCAAATGAGCCGCCAGTCCCAGAGAAGAGGATACCTCGGGAGAGGCCCGATAAGCCGAAGCGCAAGCAGACGGGCAAGCAGCGCCAGACAATCCAGAGCAAGGAGGACATGGATGAGCTGACGAACGAGTACCGCCTCCTGAAGAAGCTGAAGCGTGGAGTGATCGACGAGGACGAGTACGAGAAGCTCACTGGGTTTGGAGGCTCAGACGGTGAAGGCTCGGACGGGGACGCGGCCGGCAGGGGCAAAGGGAAAGAGAGGCGCAGCAAGGAGCAGAAGAAACTCAAGCAGAGAGGAGGAAAGACAGGAGGCAGGAGATTTGAAGTAAAGAGTAAACTGAAGAGCAAGAGAAGATGA